Proteins encoded together in one Oncorhynchus gorbuscha isolate QuinsamMale2020 ecotype Even-year unplaced genomic scaffold, OgorEven_v1.0 Un_scaffold_2682, whole genome shotgun sequence window:
- the LOC124026268 gene encoding zinc finger protein 664-like, whose protein sequence is MSSLSCSPPVKEEEVCWTDEEGLWLNVVVKEEKEEEAVTVKKQVEVESVPVKEEEKDVSVKEEGTFRVKEEEDVTVKEEEKEEDAVFGVKEEEEEMAVTSRKAEEEDEVTGYLGPVSQTHLKASNGNDELSHKMVLGNRSLINTRERDDDRGSSGEPQQHHEAEEAEESFSTSEHLKKQKRKHTGKKPHRCSDCGKRFTSSADLKRHQRIHTGEKPYSCDQCGKRFTDLSSLKRHQRIHTGEKPYSCTDCGKSFNVPSSLKTHQRIHTGEKPYSCDQCGKSFVSSSQLTVHQRTHTGEKCYSCDQCGKSFVSSSQLTAHQRTHTGEKSYTCDQCGKRYSGKRSLIRHQKIHEGVVP, encoded by the exons ATGAGTTCACTAAGCTGCTCTCCTCCTGTtaaagaagaggaggtctgctggacggatGAAGAGGGTCTGTGGCTGAACGTTGTCGTtaaagaggagaaagaagaggaggctgtCACCGTTAAAAAACAGGTAGAGGTTGAGTCTGTTCCGgttaaagaagaagagaaagacgtttcagtgaaagaagaaggcacgttcagagtgaaagaggaggaggatgttacagtaaaagaagaggagaaagaggaggatgcagtttttggagtgaaagaggaggaggaggagatggctgTCACATCCAGAAAGGCGGAGGAAGAAGATGAGGTTACGGGatatctgggcccggtttcccaaacaCATCTTAAGGCATCCAATGGTAACGATGAACTTAGCCATAAAATGGTTTTGGGAAACCGGTCCCTGATTAAcacta gagagcgAGATGACgatcgtggatcctctggggagcctcaacaacatcatgaagctgaagaggcagaggagagttTTTCCACATCAGAACATCTCAAGAAACAGAAGCGGAAACACACAGGGAAGAAACCTCaccgctgctctgactgtgggaagagattcacctCTTCAGCAGACCTCAAAAGACATCAGAGAATccatacaggagagaaaccttatagctgtgatcaatgtggaaaGAGATTTACTGATCTAAGCAGCCTGAAAAGACACCAGAGaattcacactggagagaaaccttatagctgcactgactgtgggaagagttttaatgTTCCAAGCAGCCTGAAAACGCACCAAAGAATTCACacgggagagaaaccttatagctgtgatcaatgtgggaagagttttgtttcATCGAGCCAGCTGActgtacaccagagaacacacacaggagagaaatgttatagctgtgatcaatgtgggaagagttttgtttcATCTAGCCAGCTTACtgcacaccagagaacacacacaggagagaaatcgtatacctgtgatcaatgtgggaagagatacTCTGGTAAAAGATCTCTGATTAGacatcagaaaatacatgaaGGAGTTGTTCCATGA
- the LOC124026270 gene encoding zinc finger protein 436-like produces the protein MSSLSCSPPDKEEEVCWTEKDALVKEEGEEEAVTIPKQVEGETVTMKEEEKDVSVKEEEDAFRVKEEEDVTVKEEEEEKEEAAVFGVKEGEITVTLKKEEEEEVTGYLGPVSQTHLKVSDGSNDELCRKMVLRNRSSIYTREIRGDRGSSGEPQQHHEADEAEESLSRSEHLKKHQRKHTGKKLHRCSDCGKTFSRLYTLQSHQRTHTGEKSYSCDQCKNSFVTSSSLTIHQRTHTGEKPYCCNQCGKSFVSSSV, from the exons ATGAGTTCACTAAGCTGCTCTCCTCCTGAtaaagaagaggaggtctgctggacggagaaagatgCTCTCgtgaaagaggagggggaagaggaggctgttacaatACCAAAACAAGTAGAGGGTGAAACTGTTACcatgaaagaagaagagaaagatgtttcagtgaaagaagaggaagacgcgttcagggtgaaagaggaggaggatgttacagtaaaagaagaggaggaagagaaagaggaggctgcagtttttggagtgaaggaaggagagataacTGTCACACTGaaaaaggaggaagaagaggaggtaactggatatctgggcccggtttcccaaacgcATCTTAAGGTGTCCGATGGTTCTAATGATGAACTTTGCCGCAAAATGGTTTTGAGAAACCGTTCCTCGATTTAcacta gagagatacGGGGCgatcgtggatcctctggggagcctcaacaacatcatgaagctgacgaggcagaggagagtctctccagatcagaacacctcaaGAAACACCAGCGGAAACACACAGGGAAGAAACTTCaccgctgctctgactgtgggaagaccTTTTCAAGATTATATACATTacaatcacaccagagaacacacacaggagagaaatcttatagctgtgatcaatgtaaAAATAGTTTTGTTACTTCGAGCTCTCTgactatacaccagagaacacacacaggagagaaaccttattgctgtaatcaatgtgggaaAAGTTTTGTTTCATCTAGCGTCTGA